The DNA window ACTCCAATTATTCTAAACTTAGTAAAATCAAATGAGAAACAAAATAGTAAAATGAGCATTCTAATTGCTGGGTCAAAagcaattaaaatataatatcttTGAAACTCTAATTCGAGAAATTATTAAGAAACAAAAAATGGAGATAGGAACTTGTTCAAACCTGCCAGAGAATGGCTCTTTCCGTCGAAAGCTTGGAAGCCGAAGCAAGAAACTCCGAATCAAACTCACTAGAACGATGTTGAAACTGTTCGTACAGACCACTAGCATCTCCATCTCCGAAATTCCCGTCCTCTTCCCCCTCCTTGGGCCCGAACTCAGCCCCGCCATGCCTCGACATGAAACCGATCATCTCGTCCCTCTCGGCTAGCTCTTTCTCCAATTGATCCATTCGGTCCCTGGAACTATCTTCGGACTTCTCAAACTCAGCGATTCTCGCGTTGAGATGAGCGATTTCCTGTTTTGCGGCATCGATCTGGTGGAGGAACCACTTCTCCTCGGCTTGCCAGGCATTCCTGTGACTAGCGAATATCTCGACCACTCGGGCGTTGGCCTTAGAATCCTCCTTCCTCCTCGAACTCATCAACCTCAACTGGTCCTCTGCTTGCGCCAATCTCCCCTTAAGCTCCCTCGCTTGCTTCTGTAACTGCATCCAATTCTTGGGAGCCAATGCCAAGAAGACGCTGAAGCTCACGCCAATGTAGGAGCTCAAAAGCTTCCTCACATTCTCCATTTCTTCTGTTTGTACTTGCACttttacttcttcttcttcctcctctggTTCTTCCTTCTCTGCCATTGTGGATGATTCTTactgtgtgtgtgagagagagagagagagatttcttCTTCCGAGTCagtgagatagagagagaagacGGAATAAAGAGAAAGAAGGGGTTTGAGTTTAGTCTGTCATtagagtttttgtttttgtctgGAGCTTTATTTATTTCTGATTTTATGAGAAAAGAGGGCTTTTAGTTTTGGGTAGGTCTTTATGGATTGAGAAATGCTACAAGGAATATGGGTACGAGCATTAAAGGCACGAATACCACTCGGTAAGAAAAATATGGGTTTAGATACgacaaaataaaattgtaagTCGTCCCAACTGAATAATTTGCTCAAACTAAACTG is part of the Cannabis sativa cultivar Pink pepper isolate KNU-18-1 chromosome 5, ASM2916894v1, whole genome shotgun sequence genome and encodes:
- the LOC115716635 gene encoding uncharacterized protein LOC115716635, whose product is MAEKEEPEEEEEEVKVQVQTEEMENVRKLLSSYIGVSFSVFLALAPKNWMQLQKQARELKGRLAQAEDQLRLMSSRRKEDSKANARVVEIFASHRNAWQAEEKWFLHQIDAAKQEIAHLNARIAEFEKSEDSSRDRMDQLEKELAERDEMIGFMSRHGGAEFGPKEGEEDGNFGDGDASGLYEQFQHRSSEFDSEFLASASKLSTERAILWQDVQYESAESMYPMKHFVARRESPWKVDGDSSGISSKLKLLEQELLNLEKVGKSDVLKAPSLMRKQAKRYQALAGQIDELCRTMQDSDPSDPTVSLDFRTQRQTEFLLEAFRLQQRASETGQKLMALQTEIGKSYYGDEMGSYANITTKRSLDSIGNNLKEIQRNLEIWLARIIGDLKGILSRDGVSRVKEYYLSGYPFVQ